The following are encoded in a window of Lactobacillus acidophilus genomic DNA:
- a CDS encoding glycoside hydrolase family 73 protein — MAKKHKSRIPKSVKIVVRAFIILFVLLVAFIGFRYYRRYAIQSEQIRQAQLQREQEAAKLLKQKKDFIKKVGPIAQAVDKSYDLLPSITIAQACLESNYGQSDLSQKYNNLFGVKGTNPNTSAVMTTKEYVKGKWITVKARFQIYDSYEASIRAHARLFQNGTTWNHDQYKHVLASKDYKTQAKALVTDGYATDPDYADKLINLIEQFDLEKYDK, encoded by the coding sequence ATGGCAAAAAAGCATAAATCAAGAATACCCAAAAGTGTAAAAATTGTTGTTCGCGCATTTATTATTTTGTTTGTCTTGCTTGTAGCCTTTATTGGCTTTCGTTATTATAGAAGATATGCGATTCAATCAGAGCAGATTAGACAAGCACAGCTGCAGCGAGAACAAGAAGCAGCAAAATTATTAAAGCAGAAAAAAGATTTTATCAAAAAAGTTGGCCCGATTGCACAAGCAGTAGATAAGTCATACGATTTATTGCCGAGTATCACGATTGCTCAAGCTTGCCTTGAAAGTAATTATGGTCAAAGTGATTTGTCGCAAAAATATAACAATTTGTTTGGCGTTAAGGGGACCAATCCAAATACTTCGGCTGTGATGACGACCAAAGAATATGTTAAAGGAAAGTGGATCACTGTTAAGGCTCGTTTTCAAATATATGACTCATATGAGGCTTCAATCAGAGCCCATGCTAGATTATTCCAGAATGGGACAACGTGGAATCACGACCAATATAAGCACGTTTTAGCGTCTAAAGATTATAAGACACAGGCTAAAGCATTAGTAACAGATGGCTATGCGACGGATCCAGATTATGCAGATAAGTTGATCAATTTAATTGAACAATTTGATCTAGAAAAATATGATAAGTAA
- a CDS encoding SprT family protein, whose amino-acid sequence MNQEELQRLTEQISRDYFKRPFLHEVKINRRMTTTGGRYHLDDHHIEINAHFLEEKYYQDLIGIIKHELTHYHLHLLGRGFRHKDYDFKILLKRVGGSRYAPDIGLKRRKKYRYLYVCESCRLKYFRIRRINIQRYRCGKCKGRLHLEQSFQK is encoded by the coding sequence ATGAATCAAGAAGAATTACAAAGATTAACAGAGCAAATTTCTAGGGACTATTTTAAGCGTCCCTTTTTGCATGAAGTAAAAATTAATCGTCGTATGACAACGACCGGCGGACGATATCATTTAGATGATCATCATATTGAGATTAACGCCCATTTTTTAGAAGAAAAATATTATCAAGATTTGATTGGTATAATTAAACACGAATTAACGCATTATCATTTACATTTATTAGGCCGAGGTTTTAGGCATAAAGACTATGACTTTAAAATTTTACTTAAACGAGTTGGTGGTAGTCGTTATGCTCCAGATATTGGATTAAAGCGTAGAAAAAAATATCGGTATTTATATGTTTGTGAAAGCTGCAGACTAAAATATTTCCGCATTCGTCGCATTAATATCCAAAGATATCGGTGTGGAAAATGCAAGGGACGCCTACATTTAGAGCAAAGCTTTCAAAAATAA
- a CDS encoding glycosyltransferase family 32 protein, whose protein sequence is MIPKIIHYVWVGHNPKSKLIQECIATWKEKLPDYQFIEWNEDNFDMHENKYIEQAYKAKKWAFVSDYIRAKAIYEQGGIYLDTDVRVIASLTPLLDNKAFIGFENNNYLSAAIFGAEKGHPFMQDILDYYKDRNFEYDVNNQMAGVNSVSVTDMLIDRYGLKIGNKEQELKEGIHVYPDGVLCNPSVNSLSIHLFTGTWMNGKHSFKHKLVTFLKRHINTPKEAGLYAKWIR, encoded by the coding sequence ATGATTCCAAAAATCATCCATTACGTTTGGGTAGGTCATAATCCAAAGTCTAAGTTGATCCAAGAGTGTATTGCCACTTGGAAGGAAAAATTACCTGATTATCAATTTATTGAGTGGAATGAAGATAATTTTGATATGCACGAAAATAAGTACATTGAGCAAGCTTATAAGGCAAAAAAGTGGGCTTTTGTTTCAGATTATATTCGTGCTAAAGCTATCTATGAACAAGGTGGGATTTATTTAGATACAGATGTGCGTGTAATTGCTAGTCTGACGCCTTTGCTTGATAACAAGGCCTTTATTGGCTTTGAAAACAACAATTATCTTTCGGCTGCAATTTTTGGCGCAGAAAAAGGGCATCCATTTATGCAGGATATCCTTGATTATTATAAAGATCGTAATTTTGAATATGATGTAAATAATCAAATGGCAGGCGTAAATAGTGTTTCCGTTACTGATATGCTGATTGATCGGTATGGTTTAAAGATTGGTAACAAGGAACAGGAATTAAAGGAAGGTATTCATGTTTATCCAGATGGCGTTTTATGTAATCCGTCTGTTAACTCACTTTCGATTCACTTATTTACGGGAACTTGGATGAACGGAAAACATTCATTTAAACATAAACTTGTCACTTTCCTTAAGCGTCATATTAATACACCTAAAGAGGCAGGGTTATATGCCAAGTGGATTCGATGA
- a CDS encoding oligosaccharide flippase family protein has product MRKTFLNILYNAVYQIFIVLVPLITVPYLSRVLGPKTYGIYSSVNNTVQFLMIFCILSVSYVGMRTISRTRTYGTQEELTRAFWGLWYFQGIAGAITIVITILVTTIFHIQYWFYLLLMVPYLISAQVDISWFFQGLADFGRVVLKNTAVKLVSVVLILLWVKSPADLWKYLLIMSVSTMLGSFVFWFDIHRYVGRPVAHFYKFKKNAIAIGTLMIPQIATQIYTSLDKPILGLFSSSTQVSFYDNSQRISNMILGVITSISLVIMPKMASEDEESQKVVMKKSLEATVMLGTLFAVIIMANTKQFVPFFFGTKYIPMTPLMFWFTLTIIMIPTGGVFANQFALANRRDKDYAFPVVIGAILEIILSYVLDRPYGAAGAMIAILITEAVVLVLRLWVVRDGYSFTYVFHDVPKYILIALITLTIGMFMPNFISSAFFNMAFKSIVMLLVYMLLMFALKLDFNEDIIKLFKNFFKRG; this is encoded by the coding sequence TTGCGCAAAACATTTTTAAATATTTTGTATAATGCGGTTTATCAGATCTTTATTGTATTAGTTCCTCTGATTACCGTTCCATATCTATCCAGAGTTTTGGGACCTAAGACATATGGTATTTATAGTAGCGTTAATAACACTGTACAGTTTTTGATGATTTTTTGTATCCTTTCTGTGTCTTATGTGGGGATGCGGACGATTTCAAGAACGCGTACATACGGAACACAGGAAGAATTAACTAGAGCATTTTGGGGCTTGTGGTATTTTCAAGGTATTGCTGGCGCAATTACGATTGTAATTACTATTTTAGTAACTACTATTTTTCATATTCAATACTGGTTTTACCTTTTACTTATGGTGCCATACTTAATTTCTGCTCAGGTAGATATTTCTTGGTTTTTCCAAGGATTAGCCGACTTTGGTAGAGTTGTTTTAAAAAATACTGCTGTAAAGCTGGTTAGTGTTGTTTTAATTTTGCTATGGGTAAAATCACCAGCAGATTTGTGGAAATATTTACTGATTATGTCTGTTTCTACAATGCTAGGTTCTTTTGTCTTTTGGTTTGATATTCACCGTTATGTGGGTCGACCAGTAGCGCATTTTTATAAATTTAAGAAGAATGCTATTGCGATTGGAACTTTAATGATTCCGCAAATCGCTACCCAAATTTATACATCATTAGATAAGCCAATTTTGGGTCTTTTTTCAAGTTCTACCCAAGTTTCTTTTTATGATAATTCACAGCGAATTTCTAATATGATTTTAGGAGTAATTACTAGCATTTCCTTGGTAATCATGCCTAAAATGGCCAGTGAAGATGAAGAATCACAAAAGGTTGTGATGAAAAAGTCGCTAGAAGCTACAGTGATGCTAGGAACTTTATTTGCTGTAATTATTATGGCAAATACTAAACAATTCGTACCATTCTTTTTTGGCACTAAATATATTCCGATGACACCGTTGATGTTTTGGTTCACTTTGACTATTATCATGATTCCAACCGGTGGTGTTTTTGCCAATCAATTTGCCCTAGCCAATAGACGTGATAAGGATTATGCTTTTCCTGTAGTTATTGGTGCAATTTTAGAAATTATTTTAAGTTATGTTCTAGATCGGCCGTATGGTGCAGCAGGTGCGATGATTGCAATTTTAATTACAGAAGCCGTAGTATTAGTTCTACGTTTATGGGTTGTGCGTGACGGCTATAGTTTTACATATGTTTTTCACGATGTTCCTAAATATATTTTAATTGCATTAATCACTCTTACCATTGGGATGTTTATGCCTAACTTTATTTCATCGGCCTTTTTCAATATGGCATTTAAATCAATTGTGATGTTGCTAGTTTATATGCTTTTGATGTTTGCATTAAAGCTCGACTTTAACGAAGACATTATTAAATTATTCAAGAATTTCTTTAAAAGAGGTTAA
- a CDS encoding CDP-glycerol--glycerophosphate glycerophosphotransferase has protein sequence MKSFLFRLYLAWMKFLSRFTTMEDNNVVVLNGSGRSGSNGYAFYKWLLINHPEFNVTLVEPWPSSHLKWETWQKIGAARYVITTHQPFKVRKHQINVQLWHGVPLKRMGIMANNTRYKDNKRNEKLWHKNADIVASSSDLYETLMSACMAIESKKYQKLGFPRLDLLSKPVISKKELLKDLFDQEDEQAAIGIYMPTFRYELEDKSIMQKIKEGNFFAFADFDGEKLNKELKKRHQYLIVKLHPYEMRLFDNFKSQYSNISFLNNDYLFDHNYDLYELLGDTDFLMTDFSSIYFDYLHLNKPIVFVTNFLKQYEKTRGLLMGPYSEITPGISVNSEQELINNLDHLDNQQIVNRRIYWLNLTNQVHGDSYCENVFKYMTQEYRG, from the coding sequence ATGAAGAGTTTTTTATTTCGTCTTTATTTAGCCTGGATGAAATTTTTAAGTAGATTTACCACTATGGAGGACAATAACGTAGTTGTCTTAAATGGATCAGGTCGTTCAGGCTCTAATGGTTATGCTTTTTATAAATGGCTACTAATCAACCATCCAGAATTTAATGTGACCTTAGTCGAACCGTGGCCGTCATCACATCTTAAATGGGAAACTTGGCAAAAGATTGGCGCAGCGCGTTACGTGATTACAACGCACCAGCCATTTAAAGTACGTAAACATCAAATAAATGTGCAACTATGGCATGGCGTTCCATTGAAGAGAATGGGAATCATGGCTAACAATACGCGGTATAAAGACAATAAACGTAATGAAAAATTATGGCATAAGAATGCTGATATTGTTGCTTCAAGTTCAGATTTATATGAAACATTGATGAGCGCCTGCATGGCAATTGAGTCAAAGAAATATCAAAAATTAGGCTTTCCTAGATTGGATCTCTTGTCCAAACCAGTTATTTCTAAAAAAGAATTGTTAAAAGACTTATTTGATCAAGAAGATGAACAAGCAGCAATTGGTATTTATATGCCAACTTTTAGATATGAGCTTGAAGATAAATCAATTATGCAAAAGATTAAAGAGGGGAACTTTTTTGCTTTTGCTGATTTTGACGGTGAAAAGCTAAATAAAGAACTAAAAAAACGCCATCAGTATTTAATTGTTAAGTTGCATCCCTATGAAATGCGCTTGTTCGATAACTTCAAGAGTCAGTATTCCAATATTTCCTTTTTAAACAATGATTACTTGTTTGACCACAATTATGATTTATATGAATTATTAGGCGATACTGATTTCTTAATGACTGATTTTTCATCAATTTATTTCGATTACTTGCATTTAAATAAACCAATTGTATTTGTAACTAACTTTTTGAAACAATATGAAAAAACGCGTGGTCTTTTAATGGGGCCATATAGTGAAATTACGCCGGGCATTAGTGTAAATTCTGAGCAAGAATTAATTAATAATCTTGATCATTTAGATAATCAACAGATCGTTAACCGTCGTATATACTGGTTAAATTTAACTAATCAGGTTCATGGCGATTCATATTGTGAAAATGTCTTTAAATACATGACACAGGAATATAGGGGATAA